The genomic stretch ATGTACATTTCTGAGTTGCAAGGCCAGGGAGCCAGGGGGAATTGACTGGAGCCTCTTTGTTGATGGTTCATCAGTGCTGGGAGGTCATTCATGGAACTCAGCTGGGTGAGACCCTGCCTGGGGATGGCTGTGGaagtgcagtgcctgtcagaggtTTGCAGCTTGACACAGtgtcacagtgtgagagggatacCTCAGGTTgatgggtcagagggctcagcagtcccacagtccagaTTGCATGCCCGGAACACATTGGCTTTTTAAACTCATGTCTCAATGAATCCTGATATTCCCAGACAAAATTCATGCAACTTTCACCCTTCACTATGTTGCTGGCCATTCTCTAGCGTCCAACCAATCCACCAGCCAGTTGTGGAGCAGACACTATGTCGTGTGGCTCACAGACAACAAAGTGAGAGATTCATGATCCACCCGCCACATGGCAAGGTCTCTCCAGGACATTTGAGGGGTGACTGGGGGTGAAGAGTGGCAGGATCCACCTATGAATCACTCCTGACCCAGCAGCACTTCAGGGGCCCAAGCTGGGTCTCGTGTGAACGAGCTGAATTTTTTCCATGATGCAGCCGCAGCTCAGCTTCTGCTCTGGGGCTGTGGCTGCCCCGGATGTGGGCGACCGTCTGTGCAGATGGAATCTCAGACCCTTCCCAATGAGAGGCCCCAGGGCTGAGCTGTTTGAGGCTTGCACAGAGCTGGCTGCCTTGGAGGCTTTTCAGACTCAACTTTGTGAGCATCTCCCACCCCGcatgctccctcccccatgaGGACAGCTTCCTGCCCCCAGACAGAGTccgtgtgtgtgtggagggggagaagctgcaGGTGTTGTGTATGTGTTAAGGGAATCAATTCTGAGATGCTGTGTCTGATTCACCCAGGACATATGTAAGAAAGTGAGATTAAACCTTCCAACTTCAATGCTAGGGTGAAATCCACAGTTCCCTCCATGCCCACCCCCCGATCTCTCCCTGCGCCTCTGGCTGCaaccccccggcttgaagtggttcccatcatATATAcgatttacagtttgattcagtggctctcaacactcccACTGTACAAATTTTTCCTGCAACCTGACAccatcccactccccacagcagcccccctgttacctgtataaacagcccccatgccccaccccagaggtggccatcatcaggatggcccatttatccttcttgtcaactgtttgaaaggggtcatcctgattatcactacaaaaagatttttttttctgctgataataacccaccttaattgattagtctcgttacagttggtatggcaacccccatcttttcacattctctatgtatataaatctccccactgtattttccactgcatgcatccgatgaagtgagctgtagcccacaaaagcttatgcctaaataaatttgttagtctctaaggtgccacaagtcctcctcgttcttttttttttgctatagaCTGTTATCCAAAGGCTCAGGGCTGACGATGCCAGTAAAACCATCTGACCATTAGATGGCAGCATATGTACAATTCAGGTCCTTGTCCTAAGCTGGCAATCAAGTCACCCTGTCACCTTCCCTTTCGCTTCGTCTACACTAGTAACGGATGTTGGTATAATTATGTTGCTCGGGGGTGTGGAAAACCCTCCACCCCCGGTGATGCTGTTATACTGACTTAATGCCTGGTGTAGACAACGCTTCTCCCGTCAGCACTGTGACCccctctcaggggtgtgaattaacgacgctgatgggagaagctctcccgtcagcacaGACAGTGTCTTCAGTGAGCtactacagtgctgcagctgcatcgGTGTAGCTTTCCCTGTGTAAACGTGCCCTTTGATCAACTGAAAtgactgagctcctggagtctctctcTGCCAAGCCCGGGGGCCAGTCTGTTAAtccttcttgtggctcttctctgacccctctctaGTTGcttaacatcctttttgaagggggggggcaccagagctggacgcaggatcccagcagtggtcgcaccagggCCATATCCAGAGGGAaaatcatctccctgctcctaattgagattcccctgttcaaGTATCCCAGCATGGCTGCAGCCCTGTTGGCCCTGGGAGCTCACATTGAGCTGAAAAGTGCCCCCACGCCTGAGGCCTCCAGGCAAAACATGAGAGACAAAGGCAGGTTGCAGGCCGGGCTGTGGTTTATGTGGTCTCTAGCACAGAGCGAGGGTTTCCTTAGCGTTGCCTGGCCTGTTACGTGTCCCACGCCGAGGGGTGGATTCCCTGCAGCAAAGGCAGGGCTGAGACTCTCCCGTGTCCCACCGTCAGTGGGTTTCTGTTCACTTCCCCCAGCCAGGATGGGCTGAAGGGCAGTGTCCCAGCTGGTGTCTCTGCTCCTGGATGCTTGCCAGGGGGAGTCAGCTGGAAGTGGCTGTCTCAGCCCCTGCTCTCTGCTGGGGCTTCACCATCCGCCCCCGGATGTGGACAGCCGAATGCAAACACCTGGCTAGGGTCCAGCGGGGGGGAGCTTGTGGTTCTCAGGATGTCTGCATGTAGCAGTGGACGCCAGAGGCCTTCCAGGCTTTACAGTTGTGATCGGACCCAGCCACGTCCTGTGAGCTCCACCcattgtccccccccccctttagatATATCTGCACATGAagagctccctgctctgggctgaGCCAGTCTGGGCGAGCTGCAGGCATCACGTTGGAGACCTAGGACAGGGGTTGACTCTGAGACACTCCGTGCCCCCAAAACACGGGTAAGAAGATGAGGTAAACCCTTCAGCTGCCCCATTGGATCTCattctacccccacccccactatctCCTGGATCTCCCCTCTTcctgctgcccccatcccctctcctcatCTGCGCCACATAGCGCCAGTTGAAATTATTTGTGGGTCCTGTTGTCAGAGGTCAGGGTCCCCCATCATGCTGGGTGCTGAACAGACCCCAACCAAGGTCGGGGGCCCCATCACAGCAGGCAGTGCACAGACACTGACTGAGATCGGGGGCACCATCGttccaggcactgcacagacccaaaGGGTGAAACAAGCCTGGGCACAATAAGCTCACACTCTGAACAGACAAATGTTTGGAGGGTAAACTGAGTCACAGGGCCATGACATGACTTCTCCAACCTCTCCAAGCAGAGTCTGGAATGGGACCCAATCATCCAGACTCCCCGTCTAAAGACTAAAATAGACTCTTGCAATATCCTTCCTTTTGGCTTGTTACTGGTCTCTTCTTCCTCTTGTGTTTTGCCGGGTTGCGTTTTTGTCATTGTTGTTGTTTCTCTGTTACTTTTCTCCTCCTTGAAAGCTGCTCTCCATCACTTGAGGTTTTCACAGGGAGCAGTTCTTTTGGTTGGGATTTTGCCCACCTGGCTTCACTAACTCACCTCCCTAAAAAGGCCTAAACCACACAAAAACTCTGCTTCAAAATGAAGGGGGCGAGGGGGAAGAATCACTTTAAAAATTTCCATTATTtcaaaagaaaggggggaaacGATCAttcatcaaattaaaaaaatttttttaaaccaagacgGGAATAACCAGCTCCTTTGGGAAACTGACAGCAAGAAGATTATTTTGGAATTTTGGTGAGGCTTTGGAGGGAAGGGGTCTCTCCTTTCTCCATTTCTGCATTCTGGTCCACCACCACCCTAATTGTCCACTGCCCCTTTCCTAGAAATCCAACTTTTCAGCaagaagctgaattttttttttaatatttcatgtaGTCAAAAAAACGATATtatgttaaaacaaaaatgtcctgcatcttggcaggggaatagactagatgacccttgggGTCCCATTCTAGCTCCCTGGCTCTGTGCTTCTAAGGTGTTTGAACCATTGGTACCATTGGCCTAAAAATATTTGATCCTCTCTGAGTTCAGCTCAGGACTGGGGGAGTATATAAGCTCTGCAGGTGTCTTGCTCTGTCCTTGTCCTCTCCTGGAGCCCATTTCATTGCTCTTCCTTCCTTTGCTCAGTACAACATCTGCGCTGGCACCGCCAAGCCCTGAGAAGGAGAGGATATCGTGACGGTAACTCCTCTGAGAATGGTGTTCCCAATCCTCTCTCTGGTGCTGAGTGCCATGGCCTTCTTCATCGGGCTGCCGTTGAATGGGTACGTTGTCTTTGTCACCAGCTGCCGTACAGGGAGGACGGCCAGTGCCGTGTGGTTCCTGAACCGGGCCGTGGCCGATTTCCTCTTTATCGTCTTCCTGCCCCTCAGATTCATCTTCATCCTGAACTTAGATCAGGCCAAGATACTGAACAACACCGTTATCTTGCTCCACATGTTCTCCAGTGCCTTCCTCCTCACGGTCCTCGGTGTCGATCGCTGCATCCTCGTGGCACATCCTGAGTGGACTCGGAACCACCGCACACCCCTCCTGGCTTTCATGATTGTTATGAGCCTGTGGGCCATGTCTGTTGGGTTCAGCTTGCGGTATGGTGATCTCTGGGAGTCCCTGCTCTCACCTGCCAGTATAGGCTTGAATGTCCCACTGGATGAAGGGAGGGTGAAGGCTGCCTTTGTGATCCAGTTCCTGGTCGGGTTTCTGATCCCATTAGCCTTGATCTTGATCCCAACCGTCTACATCATTCTAGCTGCCAAGATGAGAAGGAACAGACTGATCCAGTCCACCAAGCCACTCAAGATCCTTCTTGGCTTGATCCCGACCTTTTTCCTCTGCTGGCTGCCATACCACGTCTTCTCCTTCCTGCTGATCTCACCTAAGTACCCCCTGCCTTTTCTTGTCACAGAAAGCAATTTTGCTTGTGTCCTGTCATATTTCAACAGCTGCCTCAACCCCATCTTCTACCTCACCATGGAGGAAGAGTTTCTGAGGTACCGGCATCGTGCACGCAATCCCCAAACCACCGACAACTCAGGGACAGAGCCGGCTGAATAGGGGAATGGATGGAATTGTTGATATTTCTATGGAGAAAGAATTCTGTTCGCTGGGACACGTAACTTCCTCTTGATCCCAAAGTTGTCTTTTTTAGCAAATGAATTTTTTGGCCTTATTCAtagaaaagccacaaaaatgatttctggattagaaaacctgccttacagtgagagactcaaggagcgcagtctatttagcttaacaaagagaaggtgaaggggtgacttgatcacagtctgtaagtacctatgtgtggaacaaatatttaagaatgggctctttaatctatcagaggaaggtctaacatgatccagtgaacagaagttgaacctaaacaaattcagactggaaacgaGGTGTAAATTTGTAACAGCCAGAGTAACtgaccctgggtttagcaggccaatgctcaaaccactgagctatccttcccccctgATATGTCCTTTTCTAAGTCTTCGTGTCCTTATTTTTCTCATCATGTCATTTTTGCTCCCAGTGGGGCTCCAGCTCTTCTTCTTTCCTGTGTTTGTTGAAGATCAATGGATCTATGAAAGAAAGGGTAACATTCTCAAAAGGGTCTAAgttctattttttaaagtgtttaggCCCTTGGAATCTTGCTGAGAGTCAATGAGAcataaaataagaatggccatattctgtaagagcaaaggtccatctagcccagtatcctgttttttgacagtggccagtgccaggtgccccaaagggaatgaacagaacagggaatcatcaagtgatctatcccctgttgcccattcccagcttctggtaaacagaggctggggacaccatcactacccatcctggctaatagccattgatggagctatcctccatgaaattatttaattctttttttaaccctattatagtcttggccttcacaatagcctctggcaaaaagttccacaagttgactgtgcgttgtgtgaagaaattcttccttttgtttgttttaaacctggtgactattaatttcatttggtgacccctagttcttgtgttatgagaaggagtaaataacacttcctaatttactttctgcacacccatcaggattttatagacctcaatcatatcccatCTTAGTCGTCCCTTTTCCAAGTTAAAAAGTccccgtcttattaatctctcctcatacagaatccgatccatacccctaatcatttctgtttcccttttccaattccaatatacctttttttagatggatttatatagaggtaatatgatattttcaatcttattatctatccctttcttaatgattccaaacattctgtttgcttttttgactgccgctgcacattgagtggatgttttcagagaactatccacaatcacTCCAAAATCTCtgttttgagtggtaacagataatttagatcccattattttatatgtatagttgggattatgcttttcaatgtgcactactttgcatttattaacattgaatttcatctgccattttgttgcccagtcacccagatttatgaggtccctttgtaactctttgcagtcagctttggacttaactatcttgagtagttttgtataaaCTGAAAATTTCGTCCCTGcccactgtttacccccttttccagattgtTTGTGAGTCAACCTCTTCCCAAACCAATTATGTTTATCTATGAGTCTGaccattttgttctttactatagtttcaacgaatttgcctggtactgaagtcaggcttaccaccCTGTA from Dermochelys coriacea isolate rDerCor1 chromosome 24, rDerCor1.pri.v4, whole genome shotgun sequence encodes the following:
- the LOC122457350 gene encoding chemokine-like receptor 1, which codes for MVFPILSLVLSAMAFFIGLPLNGYVVFVTSCRTGRTASAVWFLNRAVADFLFIVFLPLRFIFILNLDQAKILNNTVILLHMFSSAFLLTVLGVDRCILVAHPEWTRNHRTPLLAFMIVMSLWAMSVGFSLRYGDLWESLLSPASIGLNVPLDEGRVKAAFVIQFLVGFLIPLALILIPTVYIILAAKMRRNRLIQSTKPLKILLGLIPTFFLCWLPYHVFSFLLISPKYPLPFLVTESNFACVLSYFNSCLNPIFYLTMEEEFLRYRHRARNPQTTDNSGTEPAE